A DNA window from Ipomoea triloba cultivar NCNSP0323 chromosome 10, ASM357664v1 contains the following coding sequences:
- the LOC116033237 gene encoding uncharacterized protein LOC116033237, producing the protein MDIDNAKYEKFLQMLKQIHIDMPFVDVLGEMPRYAKFIKDLLSNKKRLEESATVILGEECSTIVHRDMPRKLKDLGSFTITCNIGETSFNKTLADLGASINLMSYALFRKLNLGTLKSTCMCIQLADRSTKYPRGIVEDVLVRVDKFIFSVDFVILDMDIDVEVPLILGRPFLATTRALIDVRERKLVIRVGDESASFNVTKLMKYPLEGDKGVTNEKGKK; encoded by the coding sequence ATGGACATTGACAATGCAAAATATGAGAAATTCCTCCAAATGTTGAAGCAAATCCACATTGACATGCCTTTTGTGGATGTGTTGGGAGAGATGCCAAGGTATGCAAAGTTCATAAAAGACCTCCTCTCTAACAAAAAGAGATTGGAGGAATCGGCTACGGTAATTCTTGGGGAGGAATGCTCCACTATAGTGCATAGGGATATGCCCCGAAAACTCAAAGATCTGGGGAGTTTCACCATCACATGCAATATAGGGGAAACTTCTTTCAATAAAACACTAGCCGATCTTGGAGCTAGCATTAACCTCATGTCATATGCTTTGTTTAGAAAATTGAATTTAGGCACCCTTAAATCAACATGCATGTGTATCCAACTTGCGGATCGATCCACAAAATACCCTAGGGGTATAGTTGAGGACGTGTTGGTAAGGGtggataaattcattttttctgTGGATTTTGTGATATTAGATATGGACATCGACGTTGAAGTGCCCCTAATCTTGGGTAGGCCATTCTTGGCAACCACAAGGGCACTAATAGACGTCAGGGAAAGAAAACTCGTCATCCGCGTGGGAGACGAGTCCGCTAGTTTTAATGTGACAAAGTTGATGAAATATCCCTTGGAAGGGGATAAGGGTGTGACAAatgagaaaggaaaaaaatga